In Sphingomonas phyllosphaerae, one DNA window encodes the following:
- a CDS encoding cupin-like domain-containing protein encodes MDDWIGTAPAVTEVDPGTARSSFADLLDAARPVVVRSLVTHWPSVAASAGGDAALAAHLRRYDGGRPLGLLAAASTVGGRFFYRDDMDGFNFERAQILLPVLLDALLRERADAAPPSLYAGASTADDHFPGWTRDHALPLPVGDARARLWIGNGSRVSAHFDMADNVAVVVAGQRRVVLFPPAQAVNLYVGPLDVTMAGQPTSMVDIERPDLARFPRFAAAQETACVARLAPGDAILIPAMWWHEIRATGTLNVLANYWWTRGTPDSPFAALIHAILAVRDRPAAERAALRDWFDLYVFAEDARAVADHLPSAARGILGPPSPTRDARIRAYLRQMLGDG; translated from the coding sequence ATGGATGATTGGATCGGAACCGCACCGGCAGTCACAGAGGTCGATCCCGGCACGGCGCGGTCCTCGTTCGCGGATCTGCTCGACGCAGCCCGGCCCGTCGTCGTGCGGAGTCTGGTGACACACTGGCCGTCGGTGGCGGCATCCGCGGGAGGCGATGCTGCGCTGGCCGCGCATCTGCGCCGGTATGACGGGGGGCGTCCGCTCGGCCTTCTGGCGGCGGCATCGACGGTCGGCGGTCGATTCTTCTACCGCGACGACATGGACGGCTTCAACTTCGAGCGCGCGCAGATCCTGCTACCGGTGCTGCTCGATGCGCTGCTCCGCGAACGCGCCGATGCCGCGCCGCCCTCGCTGTATGCGGGCGCCAGCACCGCGGACGATCATTTCCCCGGCTGGACGCGCGACCACGCGCTGCCGCTGCCGGTCGGCGATGCGCGCGCGCGACTGTGGATCGGCAACGGCAGTCGCGTCTCGGCGCATTTCGACATGGCCGACAACGTCGCGGTGGTGGTCGCCGGGCAACGCCGCGTCGTGCTGTTCCCGCCCGCGCAGGCGGTGAACCTCTATGTCGGTCCGCTGGACGTGACGATGGCGGGCCAGCCGACCAGCATGGTCGACATCGAGCGCCCCGACCTGGCGCGCTTCCCGCGCTTCGCCGCGGCGCAGGAGACGGCGTGCGTCGCGCGTCTGGCGCCGGGCGACGCGATCCTGATCCCCGCGATGTGGTGGCACGAAATCCGCGCGACCGGCACGTTGAACGTGCTCGCCAATTACTGGTGGACGCGCGGGACGCCCGATTCGCCGTTCGCCGCGCTGATCCATGCGATCCTGGCGGTGCGCGACCGGCCGGCCGCGGAGCGTGCGGCCTTGCGCGACTGGTTCGACCTATACGTCTTCGCGGAGGATGCCCGCGCGGTGGCGGATCATCTGCCGTCGGCAGCGCGCGGGATCCTGGGCCCGCCGTCGCCGACGCGCGACGCGCGAATCCGTGCCTATCTGCGTCAGATGCTGGGCGACGGCTGA